In Sphingomonas sp. PAMC26645, one DNA window encodes the following:
- the pspA gene encoding phage shock protein PspA translates to MGIFSRTRDIVAANFADLIEKAEDPSKMIRMIILEMEETLVEVRASAARTIADQKEMRRHISKLEQLQDNWTEKAELALSKDREDLAKAALVERQKAFDMAEQLKAEVGVLDDALRASEEDIAKLQTKLREARTKQNAVQTRLESANNRTRLREMYNGPKTHEAFSRFDILDRRVDEAEGRADAMGLGVVKTLEEEIAELRSDDKVNAQLAALKARMKKDD, encoded by the coding sequence ATGGGCATCTTTTCCCGCACCCGCGACATCGTCGCCGCCAACTTCGCCGATCTCATCGAGAAGGCCGAAGACCCGTCGAAGATGATCCGCATGATCATCCTCGAGATGGAGGAAACGCTGGTCGAGGTTCGCGCCTCCGCTGCGCGCACCATCGCCGACCAGAAGGAGATGCGCCGCCATATCTCGAAGCTGGAGCAGCTCCAGGACAACTGGACCGAGAAGGCCGAGCTGGCGCTGAGCAAGGACCGCGAGGACCTCGCTAAGGCTGCCTTGGTCGAGCGCCAGAAAGCGTTCGACATGGCCGAGCAGTTGAAGGCCGAGGTTGGCGTGCTCGACGACGCACTTCGGGCGTCGGAAGAGGACATCGCCAAACTCCAGACCAAGCTCCGCGAGGCACGCACCAAGCAGAACGCGGTGCAGACCCGGCTGGAGAGCGCGAACAACCGGACGCGACTTCGGGAAATGTACAACGGCCCGAAGACGCACGAGGCGTTCAGCCGCTTCGACATCCTCGACCGCCGCGTCGACGAGGCCGAGGGCCGCGCGGATGCGATGGGGCTCGGGGTCGTCAAGACGCTCGAAGAGGAAATCGCCGAGCTGCGCAGCGACGACAAGGTCAACGCCCAGCTCGCCGCGCTCAAGGCGCGCATGAAGAAGGACGATTGA
- the pspC gene encoding envelope stress response membrane protein PspC, with amino-acid sequence MSGSRTQFYLDKQNAKWKGVCAGIADYTGVDALFVRVGMVVLTLAGGFPWTLLAYWMVAWMGHAKPIGLYETPDDAKFWQGVRSNPKRSTAEVRSKFRDIDRRLADIETHYTSRSSNSLAAEIDSLR; translated from the coding sequence ATGTCCGGCAGCCGCACCCAGTTTTACCTCGATAAGCAGAACGCCAAGTGGAAGGGCGTCTGCGCCGGGATCGCCGACTATACCGGCGTCGACGCGCTCTTCGTCCGTGTCGGCATGGTCGTCCTGACGCTTGCCGGGGGCTTTCCCTGGACGCTGCTGGCCTATTGGATGGTCGCCTGGATGGGCCATGCCAAGCCTATCGGCCTGTACGAGACGCCCGACGACGCGAAGTTCTGGCAGGGCGTCCGATCGAACCCGAAGCGGTCGACTGCCGAGGTCCGCAGCAAGTTCCGCGACATCGACCGCCGCCTCGCCGACATCGAGACGCACTATACCAGCCGCTCAAGCAACAGCCTCGCGGCAGAGATCGACAGCCTGCGCTGA
- the pspB gene encoding envelope stress response membrane protein PspB — translation MNITAVLVCAVLFIGLPWVILHYITKWKQAPRITEEDERLLDEMQALARRLEDRVMTVERIIAADNPDWKPGLGTTQSPYLSDHQSDRTIDRNSDRRN, via the coding sequence ATGAATATCACTGCCGTTCTGGTTTGCGCTGTCCTCTTCATCGGGCTGCCGTGGGTGATCCTGCACTACATTACCAAGTGGAAGCAGGCGCCGCGGATCACCGAGGAGGACGAACGCCTGCTCGACGAGATGCAGGCGCTCGCCCGCCGCCTTGAGGACCGCGTGATGACCGTCGAACGGATCATCGCCGCCGACAATCCCGACTGGAAGCCGGGCCTCGGCACGACGCAATCGCCGTATCTGTCGGACCATCAGTCCGACCGCACCATTGATCGCAACTCGGATCGGAGGAACTGA
- a CDS encoding SufE family protein: MATLTDIREEYDFLEPDDRYRLLIDLGKELEPMPDALKTDATLVRGCSASVWVYPTTTDDGRLHFLADSNAAITKGIIALVLLTVQDQAPGAIVATDIKAELAPFDLSKQLSSNRTQGIPNMIALIRETAERYAG; this comes from the coding sequence ATGGCCACTCTCACCGACATTCGCGAGGAATACGACTTCCTCGAACCCGACGATCGTTATCGACTGCTGATCGACCTTGGCAAAGAGCTTGAACCGATGCCGGATGCGCTGAAGACCGACGCGACTTTGGTGCGCGGGTGTTCGGCCTCGGTCTGGGTCTATCCGACTACGACCGACGATGGCCGGCTCCACTTTCTCGCGGATTCGAATGCGGCGATCACCAAGGGGATCATCGCGCTGGTGTTGCTGACGGTGCAGGATCAGGCGCCGGGTGCGATCGTCGCGACAGATATCAAGGCGGAACTGGCGCCGTTCGACCTGAGCAAGCAGCTGAGCTCGAACCGGACGCAGGGGATTCCGAATATGATCGCTTTGATTCGCGAGACGGCGGAGCGGTACGCCGGCTGA